TTCATGTTTATACTCTGTCGTACTTAAAGAACGGCTTATATTTGCTGCTGAAACGGAATTATTTTTAGCATTCACGCTGGTGCAAGAGAAAGCGAAAACATCAACTGATTTCCCGGGATACTCTGTATGGCTGGTTGCAGCCATTGCGCTGGCGGTTAAACTGGCCTTGTATCCGTTTTCACAGCAGGTTGATGCCGATGCGGTCAGCCGCATCCTTACCTCCGAAGCCTGGGCCGCAGATCCCCATTGGATTGTTACGGGTGTGTGGGCTCCCTTTCATTATTACCTTAACGGCCTGGTTATAATGTTGTTCCAGAGCCGGGATGCGGCGCCCGTTCTGGTCAATATTTTGTTGTCCGCTCTGACGCTTTTTCCCCTTTATTATTTTACCCGGCGGGAATTCAGCCACAACGGGGCGGTGGCGGTCACCTTCTTTTTTGCCATCAGCCCGGTGGTTTTCCGTTACAGTTTCCTGGTGATGGCCGAAACGCCCGCGCTGTTTTTTATCGCGCTGACAATGAACCAATTGTCGCTGGCGCTCCGGAACCTGAAGTGGAAGGATTTTGTATTGGCCGGCTTCTTTCTGACCCTGGCATCCGGCTTCAGGTATGAAGCCTGGCTGCTGATTGCCCTCTTCGGCTTGCTGATACTGATTCATGGACGCCGGAAGCAGGCGCTGGTTTTTGGATTGGCCGCTTCGGTTTTCCCGTTAACCTGGATGATACAGAATTACCTTGCAACCGGCGATGCCATGTACAGCATTTCAGCCAACAGCCGGTGGACGCTTGATGTAATGGGCACCAACAAACAGGTTGATTTTGAAGCGATGTTACGCAGAATCTGGTTTTTCCCCTTCTCCTGGCTGATTGCATTTGGCCCGCCGCTTGCCTGGATCGTGGCGCGTCAAATGATCAGGATGCCGGGCAGGGAGAATTTCAACCGCCACGAAGCCCGTTGGATGTTACCTTTTGCCATTTTTCTGCTGGTAATGATCTACAATTCGGTAAGCGGGAAACTGTTGCTTCATCAACGGTTTTCCATGACCCCCGTGTTGCTTTCCATACCGTTTGCAGCCCCCTGGTTCTCAGTGCTGAACCGCAGCAAAATCAGAAAAATGTTTCTGTTCGGCCTGATAACCATTGCCCTGTCGATGCTGTACACCATAGGAGGCGTAAAGCCCCTGCCAAGACTGAAAGACCAGCGGATCGTTCAGTTTTCACGAAATTTAATCCCTGCGCTTTCGCCTGACGATTTGCTGGTGGTTGACTTTGCCGGATGGGAGAATACTTTTTATCTCGGACTGCAGTCGGGAAAAGGCCGTGATCAGTTAATCCTGCTGGAGGGCTGCTCCCCTGAAGCGATTCCGCAGCAGCGTATCCGCGAAATGATTGAGGACCGAAGGCATATTGTCTTTCTGATCAATAACGGCTCATCTTTAAGCGGGTTAATGCCTGAGCTCACCCCCTCCGGTGCCGACACCTTGTTGCAGGATCCGGATATCCGCTTAACGTTGATCCGCCCTGATATTTAAATTGAGAGTTCAGTATTTTTATGCTTCAGGCAATGCCTGAATAATATTCTGACCTGTTCATCGTTATTGAGGAAAAGTAAATATGTTGCAGCCATTTCCGTAACCGGATGCTATGACTGTTTTACATACTGTGCCACTCAATTCCGTTTCCGGATGAAAAAGTCATTTCTACTGTTTCCACTGGCATTCGCACTTATATTTGCCTATCTGTTTCACAGGCAGCAAGCCGGGGTAAATATTTTGATATTCAATGCATTGCTGATAAGCCTGCTGATCCGGACCAGGCGTCTGAGTCCGGGTAACCGGTTTCATTTAATTTTCCTGGCCGGCGCAGGCATCAGCAGCATCATGGTGGCGGTTTACGGAGATGGGGTGGCGCTGGCAGGCAATATTCTTTCATTGATGGTGCTTTGTGCAGTGGCTGCATATCCCGCGATGGTGGTGCCGCTAAATGCGATGATTGCACTGCCTTCGGCAATGCTGACAGGGCCCCGGGAATGGCTCAGGGCCATCACTGCTGAACCCGGTGGTAA
This sequence is a window from Lentimicrobium saccharophilum. Protein-coding genes within it:
- a CDS encoding ArnT family glycosyltransferase; translated protein: MQEKAKTSTDFPGYSVWLVAAIALAVKLALYPFSQQVDADAVSRILTSEAWAADPHWIVTGVWAPFHYYLNGLVIMLFQSRDAAPVLVNILLSALTLFPLYYFTRREFSHNGAVAVTFFFAISPVVFRYSFLVMAETPALFFIALTMNQLSLALRNLKWKDFVLAGFFLTLASGFRYEAWLLIALFGLLILIHGRRKQALVFGLAASVFPLTWMIQNYLATGDAMYSISANSRWTLDVMGTNKQVDFEAMLRRIWFFPFSWLIAFGPPLAWIVARQMIRMPGRENFNRHEARWMLPFAIFLLVMIYNSVSGKLLLHQRFSMTPVLLSIPFAAPWFSVLNRSKIRKMFLFGLITIALSMLYTIGGVKPLPRLKDQRIVQFSRNLIPALSPDDLLVVDFAGWENTFYLGLQSGKGRDQLILLEGCSPEAIPQQRIREMIEDRRHIVFLINNGSSLSGLMPELTPSGADTLLQDPDIRLTLIRPDI